GCAGGAGAACACGGTGCAGAACATGCCCACGGCAAGGTTCTGGGAAATTGATGCGGCACGGGGCATTGCCATCCTGATGATGATCACCTACCACCTGCTCTATGATCTGGTGTACTTCGGTGTCGCAGACATTGCCGTTACCAGTGGATTCTGGCGTGCATTTGCGCTGACCTGCGCCTGCACCTTCGTATTTCTGGTTGGACTCTCCCTTCACATCAGCAGGGAACGTGCACTGCAGAAAGGGATGACCGGCTCATCACTCACATGGAAATACCTGATGAGAGGTGCGTTCATTCTCGCGCTGGGCTGTGGGATCACCGTTGTCACCTGGTACGTGATTGGCGGGGGATACATTCTCTTCGGCATCCTGCACCTCATCGGCCTTTCCATCTGCCTGTCACCGTTCTTTTTCTCACTACAGAAAAAAAACCTCATTGCAGGGGTAATTGTCATCGCGCTGTCACTTGTGGTGACGGGAACAGAAGGCCCGCTCTGGCTGGCATGGTTGGGCATTCATCCTGCGGGATTCTATTCTGTTGACTATGAACCACTCATCCCGTGG
Above is a window of Methanogenium organophilum DNA encoding:
- a CDS encoding DUF1624 domain-containing protein produces the protein MEQENTVQNMPTARFWEIDAARGIAILMMITYHLLYDLVYFGVADIAVTSGFWRAFALTCACTFVFLVGLSLHISRERALQKGMTGSSLTWKYLMRGAFILALGCGITVVTWYVIGGGYILFGILHLIGLSICLSPFFFSLQKKNLIAGVIVIALSLVVTGTEGPLWLAWLGIHPAGFYSVDYEPLIPWFGIVLLGLGTGAYLYPEGRSLLQIKEPCPPVTGLLAAAGRHSLFIYIIHQPVIILVMLVAGVIPPGTLGIF